In Kutzneria kofuensis, the DNA window CGGGTCATCGCCGGCCGGACGACGGCCGAGGAGGCGTCGGCCGAGCTGGACGCGATCAGCAGCGCCAAGCACCCGTATCCGCGCTGGCTGGCCACATTGGCGTGGGCGGCGATGGCGGCGTCGGTGGCGCTGCTGCTCGGCGGCGGCCCGATGATGGCGCTGGTCGCGGCCGCGGTGACGGCGGTGGTGGACCGGGTCGGCCGCATCCTCAACCGGCACAACCTGCCGTTCTTCTTCCAGCAGGTGGCCGGTGGTGCGCTCGGCGCCGCCGGGGCGCTGGTGGCGACGGCGACCGGGCTGGTGCCGCCGAACCAGCTGTCGCTGGTGGTCGCGGCCGGCATCGTGGTGTTGCTGTCCGGCCTGTCGGTGGTCAGCTCAGTGCAGGATGCGATCAACGGCTACAACGTCACGGCGTCCGGGCGCACGATGGAGACGTTGCTGATGTCCGTCGGCCTGATCACCGGCGTCGCGTTCGCGCTGCGCATCGGCGTGCATTTCGGCATCGGCTCCACGCTCGCCCCGGTGTCGCCGCTGAGCTTCGGCACCGTGCCGATCCAGATCGTCACCGGCGCGGCGGCCGCGGTGTTCTTCGCCCTCGCCAGCTACGGGCAGCCGCGGGCGCTGCTGGTCGCCGGCGTGTCCAGCGCGATGGGCGTCGGCGCCTACAGCACCCTGCAAGCCGCCGGCGCCGACGTGCTCACCGGTTCCGCCCTGGCCGCCGTGCTGATCGGCTTCTGCGGCCAGCTGCTGTCCCGCCGGCTGAAGGTGCCGCCGCTGGTGGTGGGGATCTCCGGCCTGACGCCGCTGCTCCCCGGTCTGACCACGTATCGAGGGCTGTACCAGCTGACCGTGCAGGGCGACGTGGCCGGGCTGTCGACGCTGGTGCTGGCCATGGGCATCGGCCTCGCCCTGGCCGCCGGCATGGTGCTCGGCGAATTCCTGGCCCACCCCGTCCGGACGAGGCTCGGCCGCCTCGAACGCCGCCTGCGCACCCAGAACTGATCGCACCCGATCCCCGCCCACGCACCCAGAACCGACCGGACCCGATCGCCGCCCGCCGAACCAGTCCCGCCCCGCACCGCGAACCGACCCCTGCCGCCCGCCCCACCCGCCGAACCAATCCCCGTCTCCGCCCCCACCAACACCCTTTGGAAAGGACCATTCCAGACGCTGAACGTCAGGAATGGTCCTTTCACTAGTTCCGGCCCGCATACCATTGCCCCATCGCGAATTGGGCCCGGGTGACGGTCGCCACTGCGGGTAGCCCCGTCGGCAGGACGCGCCTACCGCCGAAGCTGGTTAGCCTCGGAAGGCGCAGCGCCGCGAGCACCTGTCGAGGAGGCGTCACCCCGTTGAGCACCAACGGCTCGGATTTCATCGTCGTGGCCAACCGGCTTCCGGTCGACCTGGAACGCATGGAGGACGGCACCCAGCGGTGGAAACACAGCCCCGGCGGCCTGGTCACCGCGCTCGAACCGTTCCTCCGCTCCCGCAGCGGCGCCTGGGTCGGCTGGCCCGGCATCGCCGACGCGGAGGTGGAGGCGTTCGAGGAGGAGGGCCTGCGGCTGCACCCGGTGGGCCTGTCGGCGGCCGAGGTCCGCGACTACTACGAGGGCTTCTCCAACGGCACTCTGTGGCCGCTCTACCACGACGTGGTGGCCCCGCCGGTGTTCGACCGGTCCTGGTGGGAGAGCTACGTCAAGGTCAACCGCCGGTTCGCCGACGCCTGCGCCTCCATCGCCGCCAAGGGCGCGACCGTGTGGGTGCAGGACTACCAGCTCCAGCTGGTCCCGCAGCTGCTCCGGGAGCAGCGGCCCGACCTGCGGATCGGCTTCTTCCTGCACATCCCGTTCCCGCCGGTGGAGCTGTTCATGCAGCTGCCCTGGCGGACCGAGATCATCCGCGGCCTGCTCGGCGCCGACCTGGTCGGCTTCCACCGGCCCGGCGGCGCGCAGAACTTCCTGTGGCTGGCCCGCCGGCTGGTCGGCCTGGAGCCCAGCCGCGGCGCGGTCGGCGTGCGTACCCGTCCGGGTGTCGTCCAGGTGGGTGACCGCACGGTGCGGGTGGGTGCCTTCCCGATCTCCATCGACGCCGCCGGGCTGGACGCGATCGCCCGCAGCCGGGAGACCCAGGCGCGGGCCAAGCAGATCCGCGAGGAGCTGGGCAACCCGCGCCGGATCATGCTCGGCGTCGACCGGCTCGACTACACCAAGGGCATCGACGTGCGGCTGCACGCCCTGCACGAGCTGCTGGCCGAGGAACGCATCACCGCCGAGGACACGGTGATGGTGCAGCTGGCCACCCCCAGCCGGGAACGCGTCGAGCACTACAAACAGATGCGCGGCGAGATCGAACAGGTTGTGGGGCGAATCAATGGCGAGTTCTCCCGCGTTGGCCACCCGGCCGTGCACTATCTCCACCAATCAGTGGACAGGCGGGAACTGTGCGCGTTCATGAGCGCCGCGGACGTCATGGTCGTCACGCCTGTCCGAGATGGTATGAATTTGGTCTGCAAGGAGTACGTGGCCTGCCGATACGACCTCGGCGGGGCACTGGTCCTCAGCGAGTTCGCCGGCGCGGCCTCGGAGCTCACCAGCGCGTTCCTCGTCAACCCGCACGACCTGGACGGGGTGAAGAACTCGTTGTACGCCGCCCTCACCGTCGATCCGGCCGAGGGCCGCCGTAGGATGCGCGCACTGCGCCGTCAGGTCCTGACCCATGACGTCGACCGCTGGGCGCGGTCGTTCCTCGAGGCTCTGGGATCCGCGTCGCCCAACTGATTCAATTCAGTACCAGTGTGGCCCACAGTTGAATACCCCGAAAATCCCCCGAAAGCCTGAGGAGGAGGCGCGTGACCGCCGAGGCCCTCCCCGCGGAGCTCCGTCGCGCGCTCGTGCAGCTGGCACGAACGCCGCGACTGCTCGTCGCGTGCGACTACGACGGAACGCTCGCCCCGATCGTGTCCGACCCCGAACAAGCCCGCCCGTCCACCGAGTCGGTCGGCGCGCTGCGTTCGCTGGCCGGGCTCCACGAGACCACGGCGGCGGTGATCAGCGGTCGCGCCTTGCGCGACCTTGCCACACTGTCCCGCCTGCCCGGTGAGGTGCACCTGGTCGGCAGCCACGGCTCCGAGTTCGACGTGGGCTTCGTGCACGCCCTCGACGCCGACGCCAAGGCGCTGCACCGGCGCATCGAGCAGGCCCTGGACACCCTCGTCGCCGACGCGGAGGGCGTCCACCTGGAGAGCAAGCCCGCCAGCATCGCCGTGCACGTCCGCCGCGCCGCCCCCGAGGTGGGCGAGCGGGTGCTGGCCGCCGTCCGCTCCGGGCCGGCGACCTGGGACGGCGTGCAGGTCACCGAGGGCAAGGCGGTGATCGAGCTGGCCGTCGTGCAGACCGACAAGGGCCACGCGCTGGACGTGCTGCGCCACCAGGTCGGCGCGACCGCCGCGATCTTCCTCGGCGACGACGTCACCGACGAGAAGGCGTTCGCCCGGCTGACCGGCCCCGACCTGGGCATCCACGTCGGCGACGGCGACACGCTGGCCGGCTACAAGATCGCCGACACGGTCGCGGTGGCCACCGTGCTCGCGTTCCTGCTGGAGGAGCGCCGCACCTGGCTGTACGGCGAGCAGGCGCCGCCGATCGAGCGGCTGTCGATGCTGGCCAACGAGCGTTCGGTGGCGTTGGTGACGCCGGACGCCAAGATCACCTGGCTGTGCCACCCGGAGCCGGACTCCGCCGCGGTGTTCGCCGACCTGCTCGGCGGCCCCACGGCGGGCGTGTTCTCGATCAAGCCGGAGCGCAACGGCCTGCCCCTGGGCCAGCGCTACCTGCCGAACACGATGACCGTGGAGACGCGCTGGTCGCGGCTGCTGGTCACGGACTACCTGGACCACTACAGCGCGCCGCACCGCACCGACCTGATCCGGGTCATCTCCGGCGCGACCACCGCGAAGATCGAGTTCGCGCCGCGGCCCGAGTTCGGGCAGGTGCCGGTCGCGCTGGTCGCCGAGGACGACGGCCTCCGCGTGGTCGGCACCAGCGACCCGATCGTGCTGCGCTCGCCCGGCGTGACCTGGGAGATCAGCTCGGACGGCATGCACGAGACGGCGACCGCCATCGTCTCGCCCGGCCCCGACGCCCCGGTCGTGCTGGAACTGCGCTGCGGCACCGACGACCTGTCGCCGAACCCGGTCAGCGAGGCGGAGCGGCGCGCCCGCAGCGGCCGCTACTGGTCGGAGTGGGTGGACACGCTGACGCTGCCGCCGGTGGAGAAGGAGCTCGTCGCCCGGTCCGCGCTGACGTTGCGCGGGCTGGTGCACACCGAGACCGGCTCGATCATGGCCGCGGCCACCACGTCGCTGCCCGAGGAGATCGGCGGCGTCCGCAACTGGGACTACCGCTACTGCTGGCTGCGGGACGCGGCGCTGACCGCGCAGGCCCTGGTGTCGCTGGGTTCCACCAGCGAGGCCGAGGCCTACCTGGGCTGGGTGCACCGCGTGCTGGCCACGCTGCCCGGTCCGGAGCGGTTGCACCCGCTGTACACGCTGCACGGCACCACGCTCGGTCCCGAGGCCGTCATCGACACGCTGCCCGGCTACGCCGGCTCGCGGCCGGTGCGCGTCGGAAACCTGGCCAACCAGCAGGTGCAGCTGGACGTGTTCGGCCCCGTGGTCGACCTCGTCGCCCAGCTGACCGAGGCCCGCGGCAAGCTCACCGACGACGACTGGCGCATGGTGCAGGCCATGGCCGAGGCCGTGTCGCGCCGGTGGCACGAGCCTGACCACGGCATCTGGGAGGAGCGGCACGCGCCGCGGCACAACGTCTACTCGAAGGTCATGTGCTGGATGACCATCGACCGGGCGATCAAGCTGGCCGAGGGCTACGGGCGCGAGCTCGACCCGTCCTGGCCGGCGTTGCGCGACGCGATCGCCACCGACGTGCTGAAGAACGGGTGGAACGAGGAGGTCGGCTCCTTCACGACCGCCTACGACGGCACCGACCTGGACGCCGCGTCGCTGCACGTGGGGCTCACCGGTCTGATCGACCCGACCGACGAGCGCTTCCAGTCCACGGTCACCGCCATCGAGGCCGAGCTGCGCTCCGGTTCGACCGTCTACCGCTACCACCGGGACGACGGCCTGCCGGGTGACGAGGGCGGCTTCCACCTCTGCGCGGCGTGGATGATCGAGGCGTACCTGCTGTCCGGCCGGCGCACCGAGGCCGAGGAGCTGTTCGCCCAGCTCGTCGACTGCGCCGGCCCGACGGGCCTGCTGCCCGAGGAGTACGACCCGATCGCGGAGCGTTCGCTGGGCAACCATCCCCAGGCCTATTCACACCTCGGCCTGATCCGCTGTGCCCAGCTGCTCGCCAGTCACCAGTAACGGTCAGTAGCAAGAAGAAGGGGCCTTCCCTGGCGGAGGGCCCCTTCTCTGCACTTCGTCCACTATCGGGTCACCACTGCTCGCTACGCTGCGTGTCAGCACACATGGCGCTCGATCAGACGCTCACGCAGTCGAACCCCGAGTTGTCCACAGGGTTGTGCACAGAGCTTGTGCACAACTGTGGATGGCTGTGCACAACTCAGATGTCCAGCTTGATGGGGCCACCGAAGGGCTTGAGCATGGCCATCGCCATGGTGGGCACGTCGGCCTCCGCGCCGTGCTGGTCGGCGTGCGTCTTGATCAGGTTGACGGCGTGCCGCTCCCCCTCCGACCACGTCGACCACCGCTCCCGCGCCTGCGCGTCGAGGGCGGCGAAGTCGGGCGAGTCGACGGCGGTGACCTCGAGCAGCCAGCTCAGGTACGCCCGCAGGTCGGCGACGGCGGTCGAGCCGGTGCCCTGCATGGGACCGTGGCCGGGCACCAGGTGCCGGTGCTCCAGCGTGGTGAGCCAGTCGAGGGCCTGGATCCAGCCGGCGGCGGCGCCGGCCATCACGAGCGGCACCACGCCGACGAACACCAGGTCGCCGGTGAACAGCACGCCGTCGGCGGGCACGTGCACGACGAGGTCGCCGGCGGTGTGCGCGACCCACGGCACGGGCAGCAGGTCGGCGCTGACCCCGCCCAGCTCGACGGTGGTCGGCTCGGCCACCACCTCGTCGATCTTCGCCGGCGTGACGTCGCCCCAGCCATCGAAGGCGAACACCATCTCGTACAGGTGCGGCCCGGCGGCGATCATCTCCGCGGAGTGCCCGGTGGCCAGCACCCGGCCGCCGGCGCGGGCGATCTGGTTGGCGCCGTGGGCGTGGTCGCCGTGCCAGTGCGTGATCGCGGCGAGCAGCCGGTCGCCGTCGTGCCCGGTGTCCTCCCGGACGGCGTCGAGCAGCCGGGCCGAGCGGGCCTCGGTGGCCAGGGTGTCCACCACGAGCGTGCGTTCGCTGCCAGTGACCCAGCCGGCGTTGTTCAGGAACCAGCCACCGGTCGGCTGCTCGTACGCGCGGGTGGCCGAGCCGAGTGCATGCACCAACGGGGAATGCGACATAACCGCAGTCTCCCAGCCGTGAACGCGCGCGACCGCTTCGGGCAACTGGTGATGTGACCACGATGTCGAAAGACGACACGGGCGGACACGGGCGGCCGGATCCGAGGCATCCGATGACGGCGGACGTGATCGCGCGGCTGTACGACGAGCACGCACCCGCGCTTCGGCGCTACCTCGCGCGCCGCATCGGCCCGGAGACCGCGGACGACCTGGTCGCGGAGACCTTCCTGACGGCGATGACCCGGCACGCCGGCTACGACCCCGAGCGCGCGCCGATCCGGCCGTGGCTGTACGGCATCGCCACCAACCTGCTGCGCCGGCACCTGCGCCAGGAGCGCCGCCGCTACCAGGCGACGGCCCGGCTGGCGGCCCGCAACCTGCCCGGCGCCAACCATGACGGCCTGGTCGCCGACCGGGTCGACGCGGACGCCCGGGTGCGTGCGCTGGCGGCAGCGCTGGCCACGCTGTCCGGCCCCGATCTGGACGTGCTGCTGCTGACCTCGTGGGCCGGCCTGGACTCCAACGAGGTCGGCGAGGCCCAGGGCATCCCGGTCGGCACCGTGCGGTCGCGCCTGCACCGGGTGCGGAAGTCACTGCGAACCTGCCAAGGAGGATCCGATGCGCCGACTGTGGACTGACGACGAGCTCGATCAGGCCCTGGCCGAACTGCACGCCGACGTGCGCCCCACCCCGAACGGTCTGGCCGCTGTGCGGGAGCGGGTGCTGAACCCCGTCGCCACGCGCCGATTTCGCCGGCCGTGGCTGCCGATCGTCGCCGCCGCGGCGGCCGCCGCGCTGGTGACCGGTGTGCTGGTGCTGCTACCCCACACCGCGCAGCCGGCCGCTCCCCCGCGGCCGCCGAGCCCGGCGCCGGCCGGCCACCCGATCGGCCTGCCCGATCTGCTCGACCAGATCCGGTACAGCGACCCGACCGTCGCCCCCGGCCAGTACCGCTACGTGAGCTACCGGGAGTGGGCGAACAACGCGCACGGCGACCCGACCTCGGCGCTGACCGACCAGACGACCACGACCTGGCAACCGGCGAAGTGGACCGACGAGTGGCTGCGCCGTTCGTCGGTCTCGGGCCAGGTGCGCGCCAAGTACACGGACGGCGTCATCGAACTGACCGAACCGGAGAAGACCTTCACCATGGCCTTCGGCGACGGCCGGGCCGGCTGCGCCGACTTCGACGCGGCCAGCCCGAACTCCAACAGCAAGCCGTGCGTGAACCAGCAGGGCAGCTGGCTGCTGCCGACGCCGGACGGCTGGCGAGCCTGCCGAGGGACCCGGCCCAGCTGGCGGCCAAGCTGGCGGCCGACACGCCGCCCCAGGTCGGACCGCTGTACATGGCGATCCACGCGCTGAAGACCGGCGTCTTCCCGGCGAACATCCGCAGGACCCTGTGGCAGGCGGTCGCCCTGCTGCCCGGTGCCTACGGCCTCAGGGACGTCGCCGACCTGGACGGCCGCCCCGGCTACGCGATCGGTGTCCCCGACCACGGCGTCGACGACGAGATCCTGATCGACCCGGCCGACGGCGCCTACCTGGGCGAACGGCAGTTCAACGCGACCACCGGCTCGGTGCTCGTGTTCTCCGGGATGACCTATGGAGTTGTTGGCGGACAAGGGGTCACGCCCCGGTGATCACTTCTTCGCCACGTCGTAGAGCACCTGCAGGGCCGCCCCCAGGTCGTTGACGACCAGGGCCCGGATCTCCGGGGGGAGGGGGCCGGAGTCCGGCGGGACCAGCGCCCGGGTGAAGCCGAGCCGAGCAGCCTCGGCCAGGCGTCGCCCGACGCCGGTGACCCGCCGGATCTCGCCGGCCAGGCCGACCTCGCCGACCGCGACGACGTCCGCAGGCAGGGCCGCGTCCACCGTGGCCGAGGCGACCGCGAGCGCGATGGCGAGGTCGGCCGCCGGCTCGGTGATCCGCATGCCGCCGACCGCGGCGGAGAACACGTCCTGGTCGGTCAGCCGGACCCGGCCGCGCCGCTCCAGCACCGCGAGGATCATCGCCAGCCGGGCCGAGTCGAGGTCGCTGACCGCGCGGCGCGGCGCCGGCAGCCCCGTCTTCGACACCAGCGCCTGCACCTCGGCCAGCAGCGGCCGCTTGCCCTCCATCACCACCGTGACGGCCGTGCCCGGCACGCCCACGTCCTTGCGGTTCATGAACAGGCCGGACGGGTCCGGCACGCCGACGATGCCGTCGTCGCGCAGCTCGAAGCAGCCCACCTCGTCCGCCGGCCCGTACCGGTTCTTCACGCCCCTGACCAGGCGCAACGTGCTGTGCCGGTCGCCCTCGAACTGCAACACCACGTCCACCAGGTGCTCCAACACCCGCGGGCCGGCGATCGAGCCGTCCTTGGTGACGTGGCCCACCAGCACCACCGGCAGCGCGTTCTCCTTGGCCAGCGCGATCACCGCGGACGCCACCGCCCGCACCTGGGTCACGCCGCCGACGACGCCGGTGTCCTCGGTCGACTGGATGGTCTGCACCGAGTCGACGATCATCAGGCCCGGCTTGACCTCCTGCACGTGGCTGAGCACCGCCGACAGGTCGCTCTCCGCCGCCAGGAAGATCTCCGGGTGCAGGTTGCCGGTGCGCTCCGCGCGCAGCCGCACCTGCCCCGCCGATTCCTCGCCCGTGACATAGAGAACCGACCCCGCGCTGCCCTGTTCGGCCCAACGGTGGGCCACCTCCAGGAGCAATGTCGACTTGCCCACACCGGGTTCGCCGGCCAGCAGCACCACCGCGCCCGGCACGATGCCGCCGCCCAGCACCCGGTCCAGCTCGTCCACGCCGGTGGGCCGTGCCTTGCTCTCCTCGACGTCCACCTCGGAGATGCGACGGGCCGGCGAACTCGGCGCGCCCGCGGCGATCCGGGCCAGGCCGGACCGAGCCGGCGCCCGCTCCTCGACCGTGCCCCAGGCCTGGCACTCCGGGCAGCGGCCGACCCACTTGGCGACCTCGAAGCCGCACTCCGCGCACCGGTAGCTGGCCTTCGCCGGCTTCGTGTTCTTGACCACGAGCCAACGCTAGCGATCAGGTCTGACAGTTTCTTCGCCGCCCGTGCCGGGCGGGGCTCGGCCGCTCTAAGCCGGTGCCTTCACTTGCCAGCTTTCGCCCGCCGCGTCGGCCGGGTGGCGGGGCGCGTCGGGTGGCGGCGGTCGAAATCTGCCAACCACTCCAGGCACCGGCGCGGCCTCGCGACTGGTGGGGCCGGCGTGGTCAGAAACTCAGTTGTCGGAGCGCGGGGAGCGGTCCGCGGCGATCGGCAGGTTCAGCGTCAGGTCACCAGCGTTGGCGAAGGTGAAGGTG includes these proteins:
- a CDS encoding alpha,alpha-trehalose-phosphate synthase (UDP-forming), which produces MSTNGSDFIVVANRLPVDLERMEDGTQRWKHSPGGLVTALEPFLRSRSGAWVGWPGIADAEVEAFEEEGLRLHPVGLSAAEVRDYYEGFSNGTLWPLYHDVVAPPVFDRSWWESYVKVNRRFADACASIAAKGATVWVQDYQLQLVPQLLREQRPDLRIGFFLHIPFPPVELFMQLPWRTEIIRGLLGADLVGFHRPGGAQNFLWLARRLVGLEPSRGAVGVRTRPGVVQVGDRTVRVGAFPISIDAAGLDAIARSRETQARAKQIREELGNPRRIMLGVDRLDYTKGIDVRLHALHELLAEERITAEDTVMVQLATPSRERVEHYKQMRGEIEQVVGRINGEFSRVGHPAVHYLHQSVDRRELCAFMSAADVMVVTPVRDGMNLVCKEYVACRYDLGGALVLSEFAGAASELTSAFLVNPHDLDGVKNSLYAALTVDPAEGRRRMRALRRQVLTHDVDRWARSFLEALGSASPN
- the otsB gene encoding trehalose-phosphatase is translated as MTAEALPAELRRALVQLARTPRLLVACDYDGTLAPIVSDPEQARPSTESVGALRSLAGLHETTAAVISGRALRDLATLSRLPGEVHLVGSHGSEFDVGFVHALDADAKALHRRIEQALDTLVADAEGVHLESKPASIAVHVRRAAPEVGERVLAAVRSGPATWDGVQVTEGKAVIELAVVQTDKGHALDVLRHQVGATAAIFLGDDVTDEKAFARLTGPDLGIHVGDGDTLAGYKIADTVAVATVLAFLLEERRTWLYGEQAPPIERLSMLANERSVALVTPDAKITWLCHPEPDSAAVFADLLGGPTAGVFSIKPERNGLPLGQRYLPNTMTVETRWSRLLVTDYLDHYSAPHRTDLIRVISGATTAKIEFAPRPEFGQVPVALVAEDDGLRVVGTSDPIVLRSPGVTWEISSDGMHETATAIVSPGPDAPVVLELRCGTDDLSPNPVSEAERRARSGRYWSEWVDTLTLPPVEKELVARSALTLRGLVHTETGSIMAAATTSLPEEIGGVRNWDYRYCWLRDAALTAQALVSLGSTSEAEAYLGWVHRVLATLPGPERLHPLYTLHGTTLGPEAVIDTLPGYAGSRPVRVGNLANQQVQLDVFGPVVDLVAQLTEARGKLTDDDWRMVQAMAEAVSRRWHEPDHGIWEERHAPRHNVYSKVMCWMTIDRAIKLAEGYGRELDPSWPALRDAIATDVLKNGWNEEVGSFTTAYDGTDLDAASLHVGLTGLIDPTDERFQSTVTAIEAELRSGSTVYRYHRDDGLPGDEGGFHLCAAWMIEAYLLSGRRTEAEELFAQLVDCAGPTGLLPEEYDPIAERSLGNHPQAYSHLGLIRCAQLLASHQ
- a CDS encoding threonine/serine ThrE exporter family protein, producing MRHTPGVRASFWRRRRVPVPAPQRQPAEVGPELPSDATVNMVLDLALRIGEVQLASGAAAADVASTLLAVTAAYGLPRCEVDVTFISISVCCHRGTAASPVMSMRVVRSRGLDYTRLAGLEALVRRVIAGRTTAEEASAELDAISSAKHPYPRWLATLAWAAMAASVALLLGGGPMMALVAAAVTAVVDRVGRILNRHNLPFFFQQVAGGALGAAGALVATATGLVPPNQLSLVVAAGIVVLLSGLSVVSSVQDAINGYNVTASGRTMETLLMSVGLITGVAFALRIGVHFGIGSTLAPVSPLSFGTVPIQIVTGAAAAVFFALASYGQPRALLVAGVSSAMGVGAYSTLQAAGADVLTGSALAAVLIGFCGQLLSRRLKVPPLVVGISGLTPLLPGLTTYRGLYQLTVQGDVAGLSTLVLAMGIGLALAAGMVLGEFLAHPVRTRLGRLERRLRTQN
- a CDS encoding RNA polymerase sigma factor, with the protein product MTADVIARLYDEHAPALRRYLARRIGPETADDLVAETFLTAMTRHAGYDPERAPIRPWLYGIATNLLRRHLRQERRRYQATARLAARNLPGANHDGLVADRVDADARVRALAAALATLSGPDLDVLLLTSWAGLDSNEVGEAQGIPVGTVRSRLHRVRKSLRTCQGGSDAPTVD
- the radA gene encoding DNA repair protein RadA: MVKNTKPAKASYRCAECGFEVAKWVGRCPECQAWGTVEERAPARSGLARIAAGAPSSPARRISEVDVEESKARPTGVDELDRVLGGGIVPGAVVLLAGEPGVGKSTLLLEVAHRWAEQGSAGSVLYVTGEESAGQVRLRAERTGNLHPEIFLAAESDLSAVLSHVQEVKPGLMIVDSVQTIQSTEDTGVVGGVTQVRAVASAVIALAKENALPVVLVGHVTKDGSIAGPRVLEHLVDVVLQFEGDRHSTLRLVRGVKNRYGPADEVGCFELRDDGIVGVPDPSGLFMNRKDVGVPGTAVTVVMEGKRPLLAEVQALVSKTGLPAPRRAVSDLDSARLAMILAVLERRGRVRLTDQDVFSAAVGGMRITEPAADLAIALAVASATVDAALPADVVAVGEVGLAGEIRRVTGVGRRLAEAARLGFTRALVPPDSGPLPPEIRALVVNDLGAALQVLYDVAKK
- a CDS encoding MBL fold metallo-hydrolase yields the protein MSHSPLVHALGSATRAYEQPTGGWFLNNAGWVTGSERTLVVDTLATEARSARLLDAVREDTGHDGDRLLAAITHWHGDHAHGANQIARAGGRVLATGHSAEMIAAGPHLYEMVFAFDGWGDVTPAKIDEVVAEPTTVELGGVSADLLPVPWVAHTAGDLVVHVPADGVLFTGDLVFVGVVPLVMAGAAAGWIQALDWLTTLEHRHLVPGHGPMQGTGSTAVADLRAYLSWLLEVTAVDSPDFAALDAQARERWSTWSEGERHAVNLIKTHADQHGAEADVPTMAMAMLKPFGGPIKLDI